In Lujinxingia vulgaris, the following are encoded in one genomic region:
- a CDS encoding ATP-binding protein: MPRPCAPPTDAPRIPLLFSPPVNFFTPPELREARSYEAYKHRVAALLGLGLWIWAPVFALMYITIFDSFMLFAELMAAGVIGLMAIWRMRKTGDEVWLAHQTCAVLSVVLIVLTLHTGGIYSPVLFWLLLVPVVSITMAGPSKALWFWMAVALAVMAYFYVEPIPEIDLRTVVTINNHRSMLTVSMVGLLLATLMMFWARYQIERWLMERNNESQRRLQELHEETKRVARDTLLEIMERTPQGVVLLNADGNAIYGNASFKELGCYDDESLRSLHATTLFTNPEGEPLQSLLNGQSQNILAMLHTASDEQLAIRLSIFTAIFENQDVHALLITDLSQEHELQSRIAQMDRMITAGTLAAGVAHEINNPLAYVASNVEYLLEKIADDAIDRDTLLASLEDVHYGTRRVRKIVDDLRDLSRTPTDDIYPVDVATVLDSTLLMVEHRVRQRAQLIRDIDDLPSAMLNESGLSQVLLNLLVNAVQAIEPGTPEKNHVRVSARRADNHLIIEVSDSGHGIAPEQLEHIFEPFFTTKPIGEGTGLGLSICRKIVAEMNGDIDVESTPGQGTTFRLIIPTRWLSTVTITTPPPGALHAPPRTRTPVPTPPGGVRDDRAPAEQNPTAPSNPSADANASPAPAQPDADTTSPAPTGVFLIDDNAMLLRALKRQLQSRFTLHTFESASDALDAIEAGAQPCLIVCDLEMPAIGGARLYQRLSEAHPALARRMIFMTGGAYSAESKDFLESGDFTVLAKPFPSTELESLISRATATS, from the coding sequence ATGCCCCGGCCCTGCGCCCCGCCCACCGATGCGCCTCGCATCCCCCTGCTCTTCTCGCCACCGGTGAACTTCTTCACGCCGCCGGAGCTGCGCGAAGCCAGGAGCTACGAAGCCTACAAACACCGCGTCGCCGCCCTTCTGGGGCTGGGGTTGTGGATCTGGGCGCCCGTCTTTGCGCTGATGTACATCACCATCTTCGACAGCTTCATGCTTTTTGCCGAGCTGATGGCCGCCGGCGTGATCGGGCTGATGGCCATCTGGCGCATGCGCAAAACCGGCGACGAGGTCTGGCTCGCCCACCAGACCTGCGCCGTCCTCTCGGTCGTACTCATCGTGCTCACCCTGCACACCGGCGGCATCTACTCGCCGGTGCTCTTCTGGCTGTTGCTCGTGCCGGTGGTCTCCATCACCATGGCCGGCCCCTCCAAAGCGCTGTGGTTCTGGATGGCGGTCGCGCTGGCGGTGATGGCCTACTTCTATGTGGAGCCGATCCCCGAGATCGACCTGCGCACGGTGGTCACCATCAACAACCACCGGTCGATGCTGACCGTCTCCATGGTCGGACTTCTCCTGGCCACGCTGATGATGTTCTGGGCGCGTTACCAGATCGAACGCTGGCTGATGGAGCGCAACAACGAGAGCCAGCGCCGCCTTCAGGAGCTGCACGAAGAGACCAAGCGCGTCGCCCGCGACACTCTGCTCGAGATCATGGAGCGCACCCCCCAGGGGGTCGTTCTGCTGAATGCCGATGGCAACGCCATCTACGGCAACGCCAGCTTCAAGGAGCTGGGCTGCTACGATGACGAGAGCCTGAGATCCCTCCACGCCACCACCCTCTTCACAAACCCGGAGGGCGAGCCGCTCCAGAGCCTGCTCAACGGCCAGAGCCAGAACATCCTCGCCATGCTGCACACCGCCAGCGACGAGCAGCTCGCGATCAGACTGAGCATCTTCACCGCCATCTTCGAAAACCAGGACGTGCACGCGCTGCTCATTACCGATCTTTCGCAGGAACACGAGCTGCAGAGCCGCATCGCTCAGATGGATCGCATGATCACCGCCGGCACCCTGGCCGCCGGCGTCGCCCATGAGATCAACAACCCGCTGGCCTATGTGGCCTCCAATGTCGAATACCTGCTCGAAAAGATCGCTGATGACGCCATCGACCGCGACACCCTGCTGGCCAGCCTGGAAGACGTCCACTACGGCACTCGCCGGGTGCGCAAGATCGTCGACGATCTGCGCGACCTCTCCCGCACGCCCACCGACGACATCTACCCGGTCGACGTGGCCACCGTCCTCGACTCCACCCTCTTGATGGTCGAGCATCGCGTGCGCCAGCGCGCACAACTCATCCGCGACATCGACGATCTTCCCTCGGCGATGCTCAACGAGTCGGGGCTCTCCCAGGTGCTGCTCAACCTTCTGGTCAACGCGGTGCAGGCCATTGAGCCCGGCACCCCCGAAAAAAACCACGTGCGCGTGAGCGCGCGCCGCGCCGACAATCACCTCATCATCGAGGTCAGCGACAGCGGCCATGGCATCGCCCCCGAGCAGCTCGAGCACATCTTTGAGCCCTTCTTCACCACCAAACCCATCGGCGAGGGCACGGGGTTGGGGCTGTCGATCTGCCGCAAGATTGTCGCGGAGATGAACGGAGATATCGACGTCGAGAGCACCCCGGGCCAGGGCACGACCTTCCGCCTCATCATCCCTACGCGCTGGTTGAGCACGGTCACCATCACCACGCCGCCCCCGGGCGCGCTGCACGCCCCACCCCGCACGCGCACCCCCGTGCCGACACCCCCTGGCGGGGTTCGCGATGATCGCGCTCCGGCTGAGCAAAACCCCACCGCCCCCTCGAACCCAAGCGCCGACGCCAACGCGTCGCCCGCTCCCGCGCAACCCGACGCGGATACAACCTCACCAGCACCCACCGGCGTCTTCCTCATCGACGATAACGCCATGCTGCTGCGCGCGCTCAAACGCCAGCTTCAGTCGCGCTTTACCCTGCACACCTTCGAGTCGGCCTCCGACGCCCTCGACGCCATTGAGGCCGGCGCCCAACCCTGCCTCATCGTCTGCGACCTGGAGATGCCCGCCATCGGCGGCGCGCGCCTCTACCAGCGCCTCAGCGAAGCGCACCCGGCCCTGGCGCGGCGCATGATCTTTATGACCGGCGGCGCCTACAGCGCCGAGAGCAAAGACTTTCTGGAGTCGGGCGACTTCACCGTGCTCGCAAAACCCTTCCCCAGCACCGAGCTCGAGTCGCTCATCTCCCGGGCCACCGCAACCTCGTAA